One window of Candidatus Methylocalor cossyra genomic DNA carries:
- a CDS encoding exonuclease SbcCD subunit D C-terminal domain-containing protein: MRLLHTSDWHLGQTFHGFERAYEHERFLGWLLDTLEAERADALLVAGDVFDHANPSAAAQHLLYRFLSEAKRRLPRLDIVLIAGNHDSPGRLEAPLPLLNAFGVRVVGQARSADGALDVDRLRVPLRDRRDRIAAWCLAVPFLRPSDLSAAELDQGDEDRGQGPPAESMGDAYARRVAGLYRRLLAGAMERREHGQAIIALGHCHLAGGTVSLASERRIVVGGSEALPATVFDPALAYVALGHLHRAQCIAGDERLRYAGSPMPLSFREIDYPHQIVRIELDGERAGAIEAIPVPRFVALERVPERPQPLTEVLAALAALERPAAAADQQPYLEVQVQLEAPEPGLRGRIEAALAGKPVRLARIDVQRPTRPGNGTAPLSLEDLGQLRPEDVFRQLYREHYGDEAPAPLLAAFAELLQPETP; the protein is encoded by the coding sequence ATGCGCTTGCTGCATACCTCGGATTGGCATTTGGGCCAGACTTTCCATGGTTTCGAGCGGGCGTATGAACATGAGCGATTCCTGGGTTGGCTGCTGGACACCCTGGAAGCCGAGCGGGCCGACGCCCTGCTGGTGGCCGGGGACGTGTTCGACCATGCTAATCCCTCGGCCGCCGCCCAACATCTGCTATACCGCTTCTTGAGCGAGGCCAAGCGGCGCTTGCCCCGCCTCGACATTGTCCTGATCGCCGGAAACCACGACTCGCCTGGCCGGCTGGAGGCGCCCCTGCCGCTCCTGAACGCCTTCGGCGTGCGGGTGGTGGGGCAGGCGCGCAGCGCCGACGGGGCGCTCGACGTCGACCGGCTGCGGGTACCGCTGCGCGACCGGCGCGACCGGATCGCCGCCTGGTGCCTAGCGGTGCCCTTCCTGCGGCCGAGCGACCTGTCCGCCGCCGAGCTGGACCAAGGGGACGAAGACCGCGGGCAAGGGCCGCCTGCGGAGAGCATGGGCGATGCCTATGCTCGCCGGGTAGCGGGGCTGTACCGCCGGCTGTTGGCGGGAGCGATGGAGCGGCGGGAGCACGGCCAAGCGATCATCGCCCTCGGCCACTGCCACCTGGCCGGAGGAACCGTGTCCCTGGCCTCGGAACGCCGGATCGTGGTGGGCGGTTCCGAAGCCCTGCCGGCCACCGTGTTCGACCCCGCCCTGGCTTATGTGGCCCTCGGCCACCTGCACCGCGCCCAGTGCATCGCCGGGGATGAACGGCTACGCTACGCCGGCAGTCCCATGCCGCTGTCCTTCCGGGAGATCGACTATCCCCACCAGATCGTCCGGATCGAGCTGGACGGGGAACGGGCGGGGGCAATCGAGGCGATCCCGGTGCCCCGGTTCGTCGCGCTGGAGCGGGTACCGGAACGGCCGCAGCCCTTGACGGAGGTTTTGGCCGCTCTAGCGGCCCTGGAGCGGCCCGCGGCGGCCGCGGACCAGCAGCCCTATTTGGAAGTGCAAGTCCAGCTGGAAGCCCCAGAGCCCGGCCTGCGCGGCCGCATCGAGGCGGCTCTGGCGGGAAAGCCGGTCCGGCTGGCGCGGATCGATGTCCAGCGCCCAACCCGTCCGGGGAACGGCACCGCCCCCCTGTCCCTGGAGGATCTCGGGCAGCTGCGGCCGGAGGACGTGTTCCGCCAGCTCTATCGGGAGCACTATGGCGACGAGGCACCGGCGCCGCTGCTCGCCGCCTTCGCTGAACTGCTGCAGCCCGAGACTCCATGA
- a CDS encoding OFA family MFS transporter, protein MSLTQAATAPGLLARERIIARPGYNRWLVPPAALAIHLCIGMAYGFSVFWLPLSRAIGITEPVACPKDLDLFQQIVATHCDWKISMLGWTYTLFFVFLGSSAAIWGGWLERAGPRKAGVVAALCWCGGLVIAAVGVMVHQIWLLWLGSGVIGGIGLGLGYISPVSTLLKWFPDRRGMATGLAIMGFGGGAMIGAPLADKLMRFYAGPASVGVWETFLTLAAIYFVFMTAGALGYRVPADHWKPAGWQPPAADPGKRNRMVTDRHVHLSVAWKTPQFWLVWMVMTLNVTAGIGILGMASPLLQEVFAGRLIGLEASFNELSPGQKDQIATAAAGFTGLLSLFNIAGRFFWASLSDKLGRKLTYSVFFLLGCGLYAAIPSTAANGNLVLFVAFFCITLSMYGGGFSTLPAYLADMFGTKMVGAIHGRLLTAWSTAGVLGPVLVNYMREYQLEHGVPRAQAYNMTLYLLAGLLAVGFLCNWLVRPVAEQHYMTEEELSEEKKLADATLPHFVDDVSALADQAAHSWKVLLAWLAVAIPLGWGIGMTLQKALALFR, encoded by the coding sequence ATGTCTCTCACCCAGGCTGCAACCGCCCCCGGACTCCTCGCCCGGGAACGGATCATCGCCCGACCCGGCTACAACCGCTGGCTGGTACCGCCGGCGGCCCTCGCCATCCATCTCTGCATCGGCATGGCCTATGGCTTCTCGGTGTTCTGGTTGCCCCTGTCGCGGGCCATCGGCATCACCGAGCCGGTGGCCTGTCCTAAGGACCTGGATCTGTTTCAGCAGATCGTCGCCACCCACTGTGATTGGAAAATTTCCATGCTCGGCTGGACTTATACCCTGTTCTTCGTGTTCTTGGGTTCGTCGGCCGCGATTTGGGGCGGCTGGCTGGAACGGGCCGGGCCGCGCAAGGCCGGGGTGGTGGCGGCGCTGTGCTGGTGCGGCGGCCTGGTGATAGCCGCGGTCGGGGTCATGGTCCATCAGATCTGGCTGCTGTGGCTGGGCTCTGGAGTGATCGGCGGGATCGGTCTTGGGCTCGGCTACATCTCGCCGGTGTCGACCTTGCTGAAGTGGTTTCCGGACCGCCGGGGCATGGCCACCGGCCTCGCGATCATGGGCTTCGGCGGCGGCGCCATGATCGGCGCCCCGCTTGCGGATAAGCTCATGCGGTTCTACGCCGGCCCCGCTTCGGTCGGAGTATGGGAAACCTTTCTTACGCTGGCCGCGATCTACTTCGTGTTCATGACGGCCGGAGCGCTGGGCTATCGGGTGCCGGCTGACCACTGGAAACCCGCCGGTTGGCAGCCGCCCGCGGCGGACCCCGGCAAGCGCAACAGGATGGTTACCGACCGCCACGTGCATCTTAGTGTCGCCTGGAAGACGCCCCAATTCTGGCTTGTGTGGATGGTCATGACCCTCAACGTCACCGCCGGCATCGGTATCCTCGGCATGGCCTCGCCGCTCCTGCAGGAGGTTTTCGCCGGTAGGCTGATCGGCCTTGAGGCCAGCTTCAACGAACTCAGCCCCGGTCAAAAGGACCAGATCGCCACTGCGGCCGCGGGCTTTACTGGATTACTGTCGTTGTTCAACATCGCTGGTCGCTTCTTCTGGGCGTCGCTGTCCGACAAGCTCGGCCGCAAGCTAACCTATTCGGTGTTCTTTTTGCTTGGCTGTGGCCTCTACGCGGCGATCCCGAGCACTGCGGCGAACGGCAACCTGGTCCTGTTCGTAGCCTTTTTCTGCATCACACTGTCCATGTACGGCGGGGGTTTTTCCACGCTCCCGGCCTATCTCGCCGACATGTTTGGCACCAAGATGGTCGGTGCCATCCATGGCCGCCTGCTCACGGCCTGGTCCACGGCCGGTGTCCTCGGCCCGGTGTTGGTCAACTACATGCGGGAGTATCAGCTGGAGCACGGGGTGCCCCGCGCCCAGGCCTACAACATGACCCTTTACCTCCTGGCTGGACTGCTGGCTGTGGGTTTTCTTTGCAACTGGCTGGTGCGGCCGGTGGCGGAGCAGCACTACATGACCGAGGAGGAACTGAGTGAGGAAAAGAAACTGGCCGACGCCACTTTGCCCCATTTCGTTGACGATGTCAGCGCCTTGGCAGACCAAGCGGCCCATTCCTGGAAGGTCCTGCTGGCCTGGCTGGCAGTGGCGATCCCGCTCGGCTGGGGCATTGGGATGACGCTGCAGAAGGCGCTGGCGCTGTTTCGGTGA
- the rpsL gene encoding 30S ribosomal protein S12 gives MATINQLVRKPRVRKKEKSNVPALEGCPQRRGVCTRVYTTTPKKPNSALRKVARVRLTNGAEVSSYIGGEGHNLQEHSVVLIRGGRVKDLPGVRYHVVRGGLDAAGVQKRRQGRSKYGAKRPKS, from the coding sequence ATGGCCACGATAAATCAGTTGGTTCGTAAGCCGCGCGTACGCAAGAAAGAGAAAAGCAATGTGCCGGCCTTAGAGGGCTGCCCGCAGCGGCGTGGAGTGTGTACCCGTGTTTACACCACGACTCCCAAAAAACCCAACTCGGCGCTTAGAAAAGTGGCAAGGGTGCGCTTGACCAATGGGGCAGAGGTAAGCAGTTATATCGGCGGCGAAGGACACAATCTGCAGGAGCATTCAGTTGTCCTAATTCGTGGCGGGCGGGTAAAGGATTTGCCGGGTGTCCGTTATCACGTCGTGCGGGGCGGTTTAGATGCTGCCGGAGTGCAGAAACGCCGGCAGGGCCGCTCGAAATACGGCGCGAAAAGGCCAAAAAGTTAA
- the rpsG gene encoding 30S ribosomal protein S7: MSRRRVSQKRELTPDPRFGSETLARFINMVMRCGKKSVAERLVYGALDHIHAKANRDSLDILQKALDNVQPLVEVKSRRVGGATYQVPVEVRPSRRMALAMRWLIDAARKRSEKGMTAKLAAEIFDAHENRGAAVKKREDTHRMAEANKAFSHYRW, translated from the coding sequence ATGTCGAGAAGAAGAGTTTCCCAAAAGCGAGAGCTGACGCCCGATCCGCGCTTTGGTAGCGAGACTTTGGCGCGCTTTATAAATATGGTGATGAGATGCGGGAAGAAGTCCGTCGCAGAACGGCTTGTGTATGGAGCGCTTGATCATATACATGCTAAAGCGAACCGGGATTCGCTCGATATCTTACAAAAAGCGCTGGATAACGTTCAACCTTTAGTTGAGGTAAAGTCGAGGCGGGTCGGAGGCGCAACCTATCAGGTACCGGTTGAGGTACGTCCTTCTCGGCGTATGGCTTTGGCCATGCGTTGGCTAATTGATGCCGCACGCAAAAGGAGCGAGAAGGGCATGACAGCAAAACTAGCGGCGGAGATTTTCGATGCCCATGAAAACCGTGGGGCTGCAGTGAAAAAGCGCGAAGATACCCATCGGATGGCCGAAGCCAACAAGGCCTTTTCTCATTATCGCTGGTGA